A genomic stretch from Fusarium musae strain F31 chromosome 9, whole genome shotgun sequence includes:
- a CDS encoding hypothetical protein (EggNog:ENOG41) codes for MDTPFKWSAPPGSDIWKQPPSTDVFTAPFTTHSKKPLKKFISATLTFRTKYIHQYDQACLLLVFTNPNSPTPRKWIKTGIELYNDHPRYSTVTCDQWADWSVEKVGPENEAGVRNGDKCVTVKVQRVQDALGLCMWTYRVDEDGDKTPLRQTNWVYGDNGGEGWDLEIAAAVARPDPKKEIQEDLEVTFEKFEVEWDETA; via the exons ATGGATACTCCCTTCAAGTGGTCGGCACCCCCTGGTAGCGATATCTGGAAACAGCCTCCTTCTACCGACGTCTTCACTG CACCCTTCACCACACACTCCAAAAAACCTCTCAAGAAGTTCATCTCCGCAACTCTCACCTTCCGCACAAAGTACATCCATCAGTACGACCAGGCCTGTCTTCTCCTAGTCTTCACAAACCCCAACTCCCCCACGCCCCGCAAGTGGATCAAGACCGGCATCGAGCTATACAACGATCACCCGCGCTACTCAACCGTGACATGCGATCAGTGGGCAGATTGGAGCGTTGAGAAGGTCGGGCCTGAGAATGAAGCTGGTGTGAGGAATGGTGACAAGTGCGTTACTGTAAAGGTGCAGAGGGTGCAGGATGCGCTGGGGCTTTGTATGTGGACGTACAgggttgatgaggatggtgacAAGACGCCGTTGAGGCAGACGAATTGGGTTTATGGCGATAACGGTGGTGAGGGCTGGGATCTAgagattgctgctgctgtcgcgCGACCTGATCCCAAGAAGGAGATCcaggaggatcttgaggttACGTTTGAGAAGTTTGAGGTTGAGTGGGATGAAACCGCCTAA